The genomic segment GCGGGACAGCTGTTCAGCCAGGCTCTCCCTAGGTGTGATGACGGTGACGGGCAGTCCTCTGTCTTTCATGTCCTTGGTTGCCTCCATCGATGACTGGTATAGCCTCGTCTCGTCTTCGTAAAACACTCGTAGTTTAGCTGGGAAAGGGGTCTGGAAGCGGATATTCCTCTGCTTTAACACACGCTTTGCCTCGGAGTAATCTTTACGCTTTTGTAGAATAGCTGGGGGGTAATCTTGATCAAAATAAATCGGTCTCCCGTTCAAAAACACCTTCCTTTTCCCCCATGCCTTGCGCAAAACCTCTCTTTAGTTGTGTAGCGGAGAAACCTGATTATTATTGACCGCGGcttgtcctctctgtctccggACGGTCTCGGGGCGAGCCCCCGGTGTGCTCTTTCAATGCCAAGCTCCGTGGTGGGGGGGACCTCAAAAGTTTCCCTTAGTAACTTTTGTACGAACTCCACCATAGAAGGCCCGTCCGCTCCCTTGGGAACATTATATATTCTTAGATTTTCCCGTCGGGATCTTCCCTCTTGGTCAAGCAGTTTATTCTCCTGCTGATTCATCACTTTTATCATCTTGCTTAGCACCTGTTCGACATTTTGAACACGGTCCTCCACATTTTCAATTCGCATCTCTGCCTCCGCTAGCTTAGCATTGACATTGGTGAGTTCAGCTTTGATATCGTTTAGCTGTTTCGTGTCTTTATGAAAGCCCCGTATCTCCTCTAAGACTCTTGTTAAGCTAGCCACGTGTGGCTCAGCGTTAGCTTCCTCATCGTGTACCTGTGCAGGAGAGCTGTTCGGGGTTTCTTCCTCGTTATTGGACTCCTTAgaagtatttttcttttgttcattcTTCTTTCCCATCTTCGCCCCGTTATTCAGATCTTGTGTAGTCGAAGAATTTGTTATTTGGCAATTTAACGAGGCGAAATTAACGTTTTGTCGGGGAGAAGTTAGTTTAGGCTGCCATTCGGTGTGGTGACGTCACCGGAaccaatttcttcattttaaagcctggtacatttgtttggacaaatgtaatgacaacaaaaatgttatatatttatttcagaaaaagattgacctattttatttcataggctacttttatttaagattatttatttaaatatgcactttatggagctttgatttaaaaaaataaaaaaataaaagtactactgttctacagtatttatgttcactaaataaactgtttcaataaaagtacttgtgacatgtcatatttgactttgactgaacatttgctctcactttgtgataaaaatatcaggatgtatatcgatattcagcctaaatatattgggatatgacttttggtctataCGCGCAACCTTACTCTGAcgtcattctgtgtgtgtaggACCACATGGTGACAATGCATGATGTGCTGGATGCTCAGTGGCAGTTTGACCACAACAAAGACGAGCAGTACCTGAGGAGAGTCATCTTCCCTCTGGAGAAGCTGCTGGTGTCCCACCGCCGGCTGGTCATGAAGGACAGCGCTGTGAGTCACTATAGACTACATaatgtttcaataaataataataaagcgtGTGTGTAAAGCCACATGATGAGTCGTAGATGCAGCAGCCTTCGGGCCGTGTTGACTTTCTATCTATCACCCTTCTCTGATGGCTCCACTTCACATTAATTATTAATCTTcctggttaataattggttgtGTGTGAAGGCACACGATATGTCACAGCTTCCCATTGCTCCGTTTCCACTGAGTGACTCCGTCGTGTCTTCAGGTGAACGCCATCTGCTACGGTGCCAAGATCATGCTGCCAGGTGTGCTCCGGTACGAGGACGGCATCGAGGTCAACCAGGTCATCGTTGTCATAACGACCAAGGGAGAGGCCATATGCACAGGTGAGAGGCAGGGATGTGTGCAGATGAGGTACAGACGTGTGTGCAGCCACATGATGAGTCGTAGATGCAGCAGCCTTCGGGCTGTGATGACTTTCTATCTATCACCCTTTTCTGATGGCTCCACCTCATATTAACTGGCTCATTGATTGGTTGTTAACAAGCTCATTGATTGGTTGTTAACGATCGTTTCCTCTGCAGCTGTCGCTCTGATGACGACCGCCGTCATCTCCACGTGTGACCACGGCGTGGTGGCCAAGATCAAGAGGGTGATCATGGAGAGGGACACGTATCCTCGGAAATGGGGTCTGGGACCGAAGGTACACCTGTCCTCACCTGAGCTCACCTGTCCACACCTGCTAATTCAGTCATATAGATCatctaaatatgtatttattcaacAGGCGAGTCAGAAGAAGATGATGATTCAGAAAGGACTCCTCGACAAACACGGCAAACCCAATGGCAGCACGCCCAACGACTGGAAGGACCAGTACGTCGACTACAGGTACGCCTCTCCTTgaccctgcagacagacaggtgtatgTGCTGCAGACAGTTATCCCTCAGTGAGCTGTCGTGCTCTCTGAGGGAGTCGCTCTGCTACAGAATCTTTCAGGTTGCAGTGTTTTCGCTCTGCTTGGTGCTGAGCGGCCGCTCACCTGAGgacagtgatgtcatcaggctGCTGTctctgagaagaaaaaaaaacatgatgtgaaACTTTGTTTTGATTATCAGTGTCTCCAAGGTGACCGAGGTGTCAAGTGAGACtccagcaaaggtaaaaacataataataataataattataataataataataataatgtggtgTGTGACTGTGAGGTGAtgactctgacctttgacccttggTGCTCTCAGAGGAAGCGGGAGGTGCAGGACAGTGACGGCGAGGCGGCGGCGACACAGAGCACGCCATTGGCAGAGGacggaaagaaagagaagaagaagaagaaagagaagcgGGCGAAGCTGGAGGAGGTTGAGCCTGAAGAGATGGGAACGGAGCCTGGAGAGACGGGGGCAGAGCCTGACACAGAGGTGAGTCTGACATCACATGATGTCATAGAACTTAATATTAAACTTATGTGATTAATAGAAACGTGATGGTGGCTGAATGTTATaaactgtaaaactgtaaaCATTACTGGCTGTTTATATTCAGATGTTTATAATATGTCCATGTCTGATTATAATgaacctgtttgtgtttcaggtggTTGAAAGcgccaagaagaagaaaaagaagaagaaacagaaagatGGCGAGGCGTCGGAGTGACTCGGACACAAAGCATTCTGGGAGATTATGGACTGCATGACGCAGATAAGAGGGCACGTtcagttttatatatacatttgttttttttgtttttttatttcaactgtAAATACCTGACAGGAAGCCTTGTTTGTAATTGCATAATAAAAGTTTGTTTCCTGACATTTTCACAAACATGTTCCGTCTTCGTTCAGTCGTTTCCTCCAGCCGCCCCTCTGCAGTAAGAGCATGTGCTGCTCGTCCtgctgtgactgactgactgacggacTCTGCAGCTCGTTGATGTTGAGATGAAACATGTTTGTTGTGGAGCTGCTGCTCTGATCTTCGGTCTTCATAAATCCCCTCAGAATCTTTGGGACTCTGGAGATTGAAATCATATGCTCCTGTTGTAGAGAGTTGTTTCCTGTTGCAGCAGGATGCGTCCCAGTATTTATAATGTGAAGATTAACACTTTATCAAAGCAAGTGGCCTGTGACCAAAGTGCCCAGTGTTTAAATATTCTGCAGTTTCATCAGGACTGAAGCTGACTGGAAGTGAACATGTAAATAAATTGATCAGaggaagccccgccccctcactAATATACATGACATGTAATCTGACACATTAtccctgatgacatcacactggatttaggacatgtagaaaaaatagtttttacctTTTTGGGGAGCTCAAGACCAGCAGTGATCTTTCATTGTTATTGGTCAGTTTTGGTCACAAAATATGAAATTGGGCCGCAGCAGGCGTGACTGACAAGATGTGTTGTTCAGATGCATGTAAGTTTATTGTGCCAGAAATTACAATATTGTGTGGATAATGCCCCATTATGTGCGTCAAAGCCTATGCTAGCCTCTACTGTAGGCTAATTGGCCATCTAATCACATCCACACACAAGTGGAGCAGATTGGGCTTCAGTCTCCTCAGCAGTGTCCTGAGGAGACTGAAGCCCAATCTGCTCCACTCAGCCTGGACAGTCACGGATCGAACCTCCGGCCCTCTCCCTCTGCTGTGCATTTAGGcttctcattttttgtaatttaagtgATCCTGAATATACATAATCCATTACATCATATACATGTTATATAGTACAATATCAAGTAATTTCTTAAAAGGCTATTTCAGTGAAGCTCTATCAAGGGTGGAGCTTAGTGCCCACCTgtcaatgaataaatgaaagaacCGTGGAGTGGGCAGAGCCTCTGAATCATTTATGGCACCTTGAATTTTTCAATGTAAAACTGAATTGCTGTTTGAATTTCTGCTAAAACTTGTGGAAGTGAGGCTGCTGCTCTCAGGTGAACATGTCAGAGCTGTGGTCACAGTGAACACAAACACTGTACACCTGGTCTACACATTTCATAGAAGGGAAGTATAAAATCAGGCAGATACCAAAACACAGAAGCCTATAGAAATAAACCTTCCAGAAATGACAAACCCTGTGTTGTGTTCAGCAGAAAATGTCAACGTTATTTGATTAGGCTACAAAATGGGTATTTGTAGTGTGATTACAATGAATGTTTCGAAGTTGTTCCTAGGGAAGGCCAGTTCTACGCAGGTTGGCcaaagctgcagcaggaaagaGAAATGTCAATATTTTTAAGTGCTGAGTACCTCTGAGGTATTTTAGAGGAAAGACTAACTTTAATggtgaaacatttttttgtactttgctTGTGGCGGTGAATGCTGTTCCTGCTGTAACTATCAGTCAGGTCTCCATTCTTCACTAAAGAACCAGGAGAACCATGTGAACCTCATACTGTTGTAAGTGTATTTATGGCTGGAGCACACAGAATTTGCCTTATACCATGTTAATCTTAAGTGGCCTTGAATgtaaatgtgtctagttttgaTGCGTTTTATATGAACCCTGACACCAgcaaaacacatgcacatagaaAAGAGTTCAGTTTAAAtctgtttatgtgtatgtgtttctgtgtgtcagaTGAGTTGTGACAGTAGGGGCTCCAGGGTTCATTTCAGGTATCAGACTTTCACAATCTCCAGATGTTATTCagacaataaacacattttacttttgttacttttggtTTGTAATAGTTGTAACTCAGTACTATTAATACATAGAAATGGATTATATGATGAGCTGCTAGTTGCCATGTAATTGTTTACATATTGTAAATTGTACCTATGTTTTTCCCTTCTATGTCATGTATGTTAATGTCGGATGCTCAAAGAATGAGgtgatgtgtgtgttgtcagcAGTCAGAGCGCTGTGAGCAGActgacagtgtgtgtctgtgtgtagctGTAACTAATGATCCTCATAATAcctatataaatgtatatatgtaaaaatgtatgtatatgtatatatatatatatatataaacacacacacgtgtgtatatatgtatatatatacacgtatatatgtatgtgtatatatatacacacgtatatatgtatatatatacacgtatatatgtatatatatatacacgtatatatgtatatatatatacacgtatatatgtatatatatatacacgtatatatgtgtatatatatatatatacacacgtatatgtgtatatatatatatatatacacacgtatatgtgtatatatatatatacacacacgtatatgtgtatatatatatatatacatacatatatatacatgtatatatgtgtatatatatatgtatacatatatatacatgtatatatatgtatatatgtgtgtgtatatatgtatatatatatgtgtatatatatatatatataggtatatatatCTTCCACCAgcaaagaaatgtttttgttggaCTTAATTTAGCTTAATATGATGATTTTGATTATGTTCTCCTCATAAAactcaatgggcctcattcatgaaacgttagtagatttgtgcgtagatctgcacataaaagcctacgctactaaaaacctactccggattcatgaacgccgcgggaaactcagatctgatcgtaaacatgtgtgtatgatcatgaatgccaatccatcgtaaggtggcagcgcgctcccggtAATCAGCAATaagcatgaaccccgcccatgaattgctaatgaccaccatataaggaggtgtgtagaggcatcctgtcgacctgtcagtcatggcacaaagaaaaaaagaacgagtaagaaaaaataatttttccgaagcggagattgaaattattttgggagaagtggagtccaaaaaaattttttattttcatctgttagtagtggtgtgacagctcctgtggtgtctgcgggctggccagtggggtcataagccacggcgtcagtgggtaa from the Centropristis striata isolate RG_2023a ecotype Rhode Island chromosome 16, C.striata_1.0, whole genome shotgun sequence genome contains:
- the dkc1 gene encoding H/ACA ribonucleoprotein complex subunit DKC1, translated to MADTEASSVKKKKKAKKVSEEEVGEIQQSEDFFIKPESKAAALSTSQWPLLLKNFDKLNIRTAHYTPLPNGSNPLKRTIQDYVRSGFINLDKPANPSSHEVVAWIRRILRVEKTGHSGTLDPKVTGCLIVCVDRATRLVKSQQSAGKEYVGIVRLHNAIESEHTLARALETLTGALFQRPPLIAAVKRQLRVRTIYDSKLIEYDPERRLGIFWVSCEAGTYIRTLCVHMGLMLGVGGQMQELRRVRSGVLGEKDHMVTMHDVLDAQWQFDHNKDEQYLRRVIFPLEKLLVSHRRLVMKDSAVNAICYGAKIMLPGVLRYEDGIEVNQVIVVITTKGEAICTAVALMTTAVISTCDHGVVAKIKRVIMERDTYPRKWGLGPKASQKKMMIQKGLLDKHGKPNGSTPNDWKDQYVDYSVSKVTEVSSETPAKRKREVQDSDGEAAATQSTPLAEDGKKEKKKKKEKRAKLEEVEPEEMGTEPGETGAEPDTEVVESAKKKKKKKKQKDGEASE